The genomic DNA CATTCCTGTCATTAGTGGTGCAACAAAACCACTTACAGAAGAAATTACTACGTACTACCCTGAAATTCACGGAGCAGAAGGATTAGGGCCCATCCATGTTCCAGAAAGCGTATTATCTATTCCAATATACAATTTTGGTAGTATCGCTGCGATTCTTGTAAAGTACGGAAAAGATTTAACGATTGTTGATGTAGGAAGATCTACCTCGTTAGCAATTGCTTTTAATTTATGGAATGATTTAATGCTAGATGTAAAAGCAATATATTTCATGGGTGGTGTTTTTTTAGAAGTAGGAAACGTTACGCCGTTAGCAGAGGCAAATGTGTATGGAGATCCTATAGCAAGTAAAATTGTTTTCCATCAAGCAAAGAATTTATTAATATTCCCTTTAAATGTAACAAACAAAGCTGTGTTAACACCAAATGTATTTAGCTATATTCAAGCTAATACAAAGAATCCATTTCATATGATAATGAAACCAATGTATGACTACTATTTATCTGCATACCAAAAACTTAATCCATCTATCGAAGGACCTTTGCTACATGATGTGGTTGCAATAAGTGGATTAGTAAATCCAAGTTTTTTTGAATTTGTGCATCGTACAGTAAATGTAGATACATACGGAGATACGAAAGGACAAACATTTGCTGATTTCCGCCCTAGCTCTATACCTGAAGGGGCCCATATAGCATTAGAAATAGATGAACAAAAATTCATTCAAGATTTTATAAAAATCATGTTATAAGTTGTTGTCGAAAAAGGGAATTATTTCAATGCGTTGAATATAAAAATACATCCCTCTAGATAAAGGAGCTTACAATATTGAATGTCCAGTTAAAGGTTGTTACGAGAGAAAATTGGGAAGAAGCATTAAAGCTACAAGTTAAAGAAAATCAGTTGAAATTTGTTCCATCCGTAGCAGTTTCGCTTGCTAAAGTATATATAAAACCAGATGGTGACAATGTAGAGTACATACCATTCGCTATATACGTTGGTGACCTTATGGTTGGTTTTGTAATGCATGCAGTTGTAAGAAAGACATCAGATATGTATTGGATTAACGGATTTATTATTGATCAAAAGCAGCAAGGTAATGGATATGGAAAAGCAGCATTACAAGAAAGTATTAATATAATAAAAAATACTTTTAAATCGTGTAAAGAAATTAGATTAACCGTACATAAAGATAATATCTCTGCAAAGAAACTATATGAACGATACAGTTTCAAATCATTAGAACAGGAGTATGATGGCGAGCAAGTATATCGTTTATTTGTTTAACTATTAGGAAGTAAAGGCGTGAAATGAAATATGCAATTTACTGAAGTGAAAATTGAAGTGTTCATTCCTGAAGAATATATTGAAACATTAAGGGATGAATTAAATAAAATTGGAGCATGTAAAACGGGCGAATATGACCATTGTCTTTCCTATAGTTCAGTGAAAGGATATTGGAGACCGTTAGACGAGGCATCTCCTTTTAATGGAGAAATTGGTCGAATATGCGAAGGGCAAGAATGTAAAGTTGAAATAAAGTGTAAACGAGAACTTGTAAAAGATGCTCTTGAAGTTATTAATGATATTCATCCGTATGAAACACCTATGATTTATATTATACCAATACTAAATGACTATTTTGAGCAACTATACATTGAATAACTAGGAGGAATATCAATTGAAAAGTAAATTTCATCATATTGTACGAGCAGTCATGATAAAAGATGAAAAATTATTAGTTGCTGAATATATTGGCCATCATTATTTTTTACCTGGTGGCCATGTTGAAATTGGAGAATCAGCAGAGAATGCATTAATAAGAGAGTTAAGAGAAGAACTTGGAGTAAACTGTAGTATACAACAATTTTTAGGAGTCATAGAAAATCAATGGCAAGATAAAGAAGTGCTTCATCATGAAATTAACCACATTTTTGAAGTAGAGTCACAAGATTTACATACGGACTTACCACCGAAATCTAGCGAGTCTCATTTAGCATTTCAATGGATAGATTGTAATAAAGAAGCCTTAAATCATTATGAAATCATGCCAATGCCTTTAGTGAAGGAATTACTAGAAAGAAAGTTAAGTGATGAACTACTAAATTGTTGGATTAGTAATTTTTAAATCACTTTATTTATAGTAAATACGTCCATCGAATGAATATAAAGAAAATAGGCTGAAAAACAAGGTACATCACCTAGTGTAAGTTCATATTTTGTTGATGTACGCATTTAGTCTATAGTCTTGTTTCTACTTTGTTCACAAGAATTTATTAACTTTAATATTTGGGCGGAATTTATATTTATAAATGGAGGGGTTCTTAATGAATCAGTTTCAACATGAACTACAAACATTAAATCTTAATGATTATCAAACTGGTAATGTTGTGTATTGGGATCAACAACAAAGTCAATATCCATACTACTACATTCAAGACGATGCACGTCGTTGCGGAGGATGCGGAGGTTGTGGTGGACGCTGTGGCGGTTGTGGCGGCGGTAGATGTGGTGGCTGTGGTGGACGTTGCGTAGGTTGCGCTGGTTGTTTTGGTTGCTTTAATTGCTGGAACTGGTGGGTTATTTAAATATAGTACATCATTAATATTTTATATGAAAGAAAGGTGTAAATACTGTTTATACTTTTCTTTCATGCTGTAATTTTGTATTAGTGTTAAGGGGGATTTATTTGTATACATACGAAAAGTTGATTTCTTGGGTAGAAAATATAAAAGAAAAAAATCAAAGTTCTGCTGCAGCACTTTGTATTATAAAAGATAATAAAATCGTGCTAGAGCATTATAGTGGTTATCACTCAAATACATCTACAAGCAAGAAAGTAACAGCACCTTCACAATTTAACGTTGCTTCTGCTAGAAAAAGTTATTTAGGATTAATAATAGCGTATGCGCTTTATGAGGGGAAAATAAACTCTATTGATGATGAAGCGATAAAATATTTTAAAGACTTTGATCCTGTATTGCTTGGTAAAACGACGATAAGACATTTAGTAACACATTCGCACGGATTAGAAGAAACGAATGACGGGACAATTTTTCGTGAATTTGAACCGGGACAATCATGGGCGTATAGAGATATTAATGTAAGAATGATGACACGTCTTATTTATCAGCTATATAACAAAAGTTTTCCTGAATTGTTAAAAGAGCGTGTTTTTAAACCTGCTAAATTTCAAGAAACAGGATGGAGAATACAGCAAGATGAAAATTTGGTTGAAATTATTAATAATCCAAATGAAGACCCGATAAGTGGAATTGGTACAGTAAATGATGGTACTGAAAAAAATCTATTTGTCTCAGCTAGAGAATTTGCGCAGTGGGGCAATCTTCATCTAAATCAAGGCATGATACATGATAAACAAATCGTTCCAAAAGAAGTTATAAAAATTGCTACGAGTTTGCAGAGTCCAACATTTATAAACAAAGAGCTACCACAAAATGGGGTGTTTTGGTTCATCCAAAATGAGCCTGCACAATTAAGCGAACTTGGTGAACGTATTCCAAAAGGGTCGTATCAAATATTAGGGATTACTGGGCCGACTATTTTAGTAATACCTGAATATAATGTAGTTGTTGCAAAAATGTATAATAAAAGATATAACTACGGCGGTGATAATTACTTATATTATTTACATGAATTTAGTAATTTAGTCGCTGATACATTTAGTAACCGTATTAGGGCATAATTACTCCTATAACAAAAAGGGGTGATTGAAAGTGAAAGATAAAGTGAACAAAAATAAAAAGCAAAATATAAAAGATGTAAATACAGAGCAAAATGCAATTTATAGCAATCCTAAAGATGCAGCTAATATGCAAACTGTACCGCAGCCGAAAGATTTTGATGAAATCGAATATTAATTTTTCATCCGACTATATGATGAATGAAAAATACGTCTTAAGTCTCATAACATTTAAGAAATTATTTGATAACATATATACATAAGCATTTGAAAATGTCTTATCTTAACAAAGCTTTCTTTAGAAATATCTGATATAACCTGCAAAAGGCACTTCTTTATGAAGTGTCTTTTTGTGTATATGAACTTAATTACCATTTTCCGTACAGTATCTTGTAATTTATGATGGATATACTAACTGTGAAAATTCATGTCAAGATAAAAGAAGGGGACAAGTTAGTATGAAACAAAGTTCTATAAATCCGTTACTAATTGTTCTAGGTACAATCATTGTTCAAATTGGCCTTGGAACAATTTATACATGGAGTTTATTTAATCAACCCCTTGTAAGTAAGTTTGGATGGAATCTTAATTCAGTAGCGATAACTTTCTCCATAACAAGTTTTTCTTTATCATTCTCAACTTTATTTGCAGCAAAGTTGCAGAAAAAATTAGGACTTCGAAAACTTATTGCTACTGCAGGAATTGTTTTAGGACTCGGCTTAATACTTAGTTCACAAGTTTCTTCTTTACCACTATTATATTTATTAGCTGGTGTCGTTGTTGGTTATGCGGATGGAACAGCTTATATTACATCACTATCTAATTTAATTAAATGGTTTCCAAATCGGAAAGGGCTTATTTCAGGTATATCTGTATCAGCGTATGGAATGGGCAGCTTAATCTTTAGATATATAAACGGAAATCTTATCGATAACCTTGGTGTATCACAAGCATTCTTATATTGGGGTATTATCGTGTTACTTTTAGTGTTAATCGGATCGTTCTTCTTACGTGAGGCAATTGTAAGTAATGCTGTAACTGAAACATTACACAATGACTATACTCCGCGTGAAATGATGCGAACGAAACAAGTATATCTGCTATTTTTTATGTTATTCACCTCGTGTATGGGTGGTTTGTATTTAATCAGTATGGTAAAAGATATCGGCGTACAACTCGTTGGACTTAGCGCAGCAACTGCTGCAAACGCCGTTGCTATGATTGCAATCTTTAATACAGTAGGTAGAATCATTCTTGGGACGTTATCAGATAAAATCGGCCGAATGAAAATTGTCTCTGCTACGTTTATTATTATAGGATTGTCAGTCTTTACTTTAAGTTTTATCCCGCTAAATTACGGAATCTATTTTGCTTGTGTAGCAAGTGTCGCCTTTTGCTTCGGTGGTAATATAACTATATTCCCAGCTATTGTCGGAGATTTCTTTGGATTAAAAAACCATAGTACAAATTACGGCATTGTCTACCAAGGTTTCGGATTTGGTGCGCTTGCAGGATCATTTATTGGAGCGATACTCGGGGGATTTCAACCAACTTTCATTATAATCGGTGTTTTAAGTGTTATTTCCTTCATTATTTCAATATTAATCCGTCCACCAACTGCAGAGAAGACAAAGGAACTAAAACATCTACATCGGAAAGTTGCTTAATTTTAAAAAGAGTCCTCATGTTAGGGCTCTTTTTTATTCCATTAACTTTGCT from Bacillus cereus G9842 includes the following:
- a CDS encoding serine hydrolase domain-containing protein, which produces MYTYEKLISWVENIKEKNQSSAAALCIIKDNKIVLEHYSGYHSNTSTSKKVTAPSQFNVASARKSYLGLIIAYALYEGKINSIDDEAIKYFKDFDPVLLGKTTIRHLVTHSHGLEETNDGTIFREFEPGQSWAYRDINVRMMTRLIYQLYNKSFPELLKERVFKPAKFQETGWRIQQDENLVEIINNPNEDPISGIGTVNDGTEKNLFVSAREFAQWGNLHLNQGMIHDKQIVPKEVIKIATSLQSPTFINKELPQNGVFWFIQNEPAQLSELGERIPKGSYQILGITGPTILVIPEYNVVVAKMYNKRYNYGGDNYLYYLHEFSNLVADTFSNRIRA
- a CDS encoding nucleoside hydrolase, with the translated sequence MEKVLFFGDPGIDDSFAIMYGLLHPEIEIVGIVTGYGNVEHIHAAHNAAYILQLANRQDIPVISGATKPLTEEITTYYPEIHGAEGLGPIHVPESVLSIPIYNFGSIAAILVKYGKDLTIVDVGRSTSLAIAFNLWNDLMLDVKAIYFMGGVFLEVGNVTPLAEANVYGDPIASKIVFHQAKNLLIFPLNVTNKAVLTPNVFSYIQANTKNPFHMIMKPMYDYYLSAYQKLNPSIEGPLLHDVVAISGLVNPSFFEFVHRTVNVDTYGDTKGQTFADFRPSSIPEGAHIALEIDEQKFIQDFIKIML
- a CDS encoding L-lactate MFS transporter, translated to MKQSSINPLLIVLGTIIVQIGLGTIYTWSLFNQPLVSKFGWNLNSVAITFSITSFSLSFSTLFAAKLQKKLGLRKLIATAGIVLGLGLILSSQVSSLPLLYLLAGVVVGYADGTAYITSLSNLIKWFPNRKGLISGISVSAYGMGSLIFRYINGNLIDNLGVSQAFLYWGIIVLLLVLIGSFFLREAIVSNAVTETLHNDYTPREMMRTKQVYLLFFMLFTSCMGGLYLISMVKDIGVQLVGLSAATAANAVAMIAIFNTVGRIILGTLSDKIGRMKIVSATFIIIGLSVFTLSFIPLNYGIYFACVASVAFCFGGNITIFPAIVGDFFGLKNHSTNYGIVYQGFGFGALAGSFIGAILGGFQPTFIIIGVLSVISFIISILIRPPTAEKTKELKHLHRKVA
- a CDS encoding NUDIX domain-containing protein, yielding MKSKFHHIVRAVMIKDEKLLVAEYIGHHYFLPGGHVEIGESAENALIRELREELGVNCSIQQFLGVIENQWQDKEVLHHEINHIFEVESQDLHTDLPPKSSESHLAFQWIDCNKEALNHYEIMPMPLVKELLERKLSDELLNCWISNF
- a CDS encoding GNAT family N-acetyltransferase — encoded protein: MNVQLKVVTRENWEEALKLQVKENQLKFVPSVAVSLAKVYIKPDGDNVEYIPFAIYVGDLMVGFVMHAVVRKTSDMYWINGFIIDQKQQGNGYGKAALQESINIIKNTFKSCKEIRLTVHKDNISAKKLYERYSFKSLEQEYDGEQVYRLFV
- the cutA gene encoding divalent cation tolerance protein CutA, with the protein product MQFTEVKIEVFIPEEYIETLRDELNKIGACKTGEYDHCLSYSSVKGYWRPLDEASPFNGEIGRICEGQECKVEIKCKRELVKDALEVINDIHPYETPMIYIIPILNDYFEQLYIE
- a CDS encoding heterocycloanthracin/sonorensin family bacteriocin, with product MNQFQHELQTLNLNDYQTGNVVYWDQQQSQYPYYYIQDDARRCGGCGGCGGRCGGCGGGRCGGCGGRCVGCAGCFGCFNCWNWWVI